In Candidatus Paceibacterota bacterium, one genomic interval encodes:
- the gatA gene encoding Asp-tRNA(Asn)/Glu-tRNA(Gln) amidotransferase subunit GatA, with protein sequence MTIELTSLTILAAREALEKGEYTSRALTQAVLDVIAAKNPEINAFAEVFADALLQADAADARIAKGERAPLLGIPVAIKDNMLFAGHGATSGSKILEGYVAPYTGTAVAKLIEAGAVIVGRTNMDEFAMGSSSETCAWGPVKNPLDKTRVPGGSSGGSAAAIAMGSVLGSLGSDTGGSIRQPAALCGIVGLKPTYGSVSRYGIMAMGSSLDQIGPFAKTVNDVEVMHTSISGKDPMDGTSISDEERPYVLAKHSYRIGIPESFINMDGIDADVRESFNITIAKLKEAGHAIVPIEMPTLPLALAIYYILMPAEVSSNLARFDGVRFGLRKEGVKLIDTYLETRGEGFGAEVRRRILLGTYVLSAGYYDAYYNKAVLVRRKLTDEFKEILKDVDLIATPTSPSPAFKIGEKTADPLKMYLEDIFTVSANITGVPGISIPNGLVVREGTQLPVGIQFMADHFHEPYLFGIGRDVERLSK encoded by the coding sequence ATGACCATAGAACTAACATCACTTACAATACTTGCAGCACGGGAAGCACTTGAAAAGGGGGAGTATACCTCCCGTGCGTTGACGCAGGCAGTGCTTGACGTCATCGCTGCGAAAAACCCGGAGATCAATGCATTCGCAGAAGTTTTTGCGGATGCACTTCTTCAGGCTGATGCAGCGGACGCGCGTATAGCAAAGGGAGAGAGGGCGCCGCTTCTAGGTATTCCTGTTGCCATCAAAGACAACATGCTATTTGCGGGGCATGGTGCAACTTCGGGTTCAAAGATTCTTGAGGGATATGTTGCACCTTACACTGGAACTGCGGTCGCTAAGCTCATTGAAGCTGGGGCAGTCATTGTGGGCCGTACGAACATGGATGAATTCGCCATGGGTTCATCAAGTGAGACTTGTGCATGGGGTCCAGTGAAGAATCCGCTCGATAAGACACGTGTTCCTGGTGGTTCATCGGGTGGCTCTGCTGCGGCAATTGCAATGGGGAGCGTTCTCGGTTCGCTGGGCTCAGATACGGGTGGTTCGATTCGTCAGCCCGCAGCACTATGCGGTATCGTCGGACTCAAGCCAACCTATGGTTCAGTCTCGCGATATGGGATTATGGCAATGGGTTCTTCACTTGATCAAATTGGTCCCTTTGCAAAGACTGTAAATGACGTGGAAGTCATGCATACAAGTATTTCAGGTAAGGATCCGATGGATGGCACGTCTATTAGTGATGAAGAGCGACCGTATGTGCTCGCAAAACATTCTTATCGCATCGGTATACCAGAATCATTCATAAATATGGATGGTATCGACGCAGACGTGCGCGAGAGTTTCAATATTACAATCGCGAAGCTGAAAGAGGCTGGTCATGCCATCGTCCCAATAGAGATGCCGACGCTGCCTCTTGCACTCGCAATTTACTATATCTTGATGCCCGCGGAAGTTTCATCAAATCTTGCACGTTTTGATGGTGTACGTTTCGGCTTGCGCAAGGAAGGTGTAAAGCTCATTGATACCTATCTCGAGACTCGTGGCGAAGGATTTGGTGCTGAGGTGCGTCGCCGTATCTTGTTGGGTACGTATGTGCTCTCTGCAGGGTATTATGATGCGTACTACAATAAAGCGGTACTTGTGCGTCGAAAACTCACTGATGAATTTAAGGAAATTCTCAAAGACGTTGATCTTATTGCTACACCAACATCTCCAAGTCCAGCATTTAAAATAGGGGAGAAGACTGCAGATCCACTAAAAATGTATCTCGAAGATATCTTCACCGTCTCAGCGAATATTACGGGAGTTCCAGGAATATCGATTCCGAATGGTCTGGTAGTGCGTGAGGGTACGCAGCTTCCTGTCGGAATTCAATTTATGGCAGATCACTTCCATGAGCCGTACCTCTTTGGTATTGGTAGAGATGTCGAAAGACTTTCAAAATAA
- a CDS encoding ATP-binding protein, producing MLSLLCTDASPVFFGLLDFSIAPPLLYYAYIPIMLFSLWFALRTLYYNRHERIAQLFALLAFALVFLSGTSLLAWIAAPVVLVQLAWQSWGVASAFMSLATVLFVYHLLHGETMPTLARRFFLVAILPIIILAPSTYNVESFDISTCEAVQGNALLVYTYIYEAFALIGVGFVLVRAFMRSPKIQMLHGKAVIIALSAFAFLAVFLLTTLLGDVIGDYRFELIAPIGAVLFLAGVSYIAVNDKRFSIHMLGAEMLVIALVMVLAGILFIQDIDYVHRVTYVSLVLVTVIGLVLMRSVRNEVKQREEIEELATRLKEVNRVMSHDVKGTLGKHAMLFRALFEGEFGPVPEQAKGFIEQSAKDAMRLIDSIMLILKSGSELVFHSTKFDIAAMVKEVVAGVDPDAVKKGLSLNLDIAHDGPLMVNLDQAYIKLHVIQNLVANAVNYTLSGGVYVRLEQKDPGHILFSVRDTGVGITPEDAPKMFKEGGHGAHSTEVNVHSTGYGLFSAKRVVDACCGRIWFESEGIPGKGTTFFVELPAGDMPCEVKPEEEKE from the coding sequence ATGCTTTCACTTCTTTGCACAGACGCAAGCCCTGTATTCTTTGGATTACTTGATTTCTCTATTGCGCCACCGCTTTTGTATTACGCATATATACCGATCATGCTGTTTTCTTTGTGGTTTGCGTTGCGTACACTCTATTACAACCGCCATGAGCGCATCGCGCAGCTTTTTGCGCTTCTCGCATTTGCTCTCGTATTTCTTTCAGGGACGTCACTACTCGCATGGATTGCAGCACCGGTCGTTCTCGTGCAGCTTGCATGGCAGTCATGGGGTGTAGCTTCTGCCTTTATGTCGCTCGCGACGGTGTTGTTTGTATATCACCTTCTTCATGGTGAGACGATGCCGACGCTTGCGCGCCGTTTCTTTCTCGTCGCAATACTTCCTATCATTATTCTTGCCCCGTCGACATATAATGTTGAATCGTTTGATATTTCCACTTGCGAGGCGGTGCAGGGCAATGCGCTCCTCGTGTACACATATATTTATGAAGCATTTGCATTGATTGGTGTAGGTTTCGTGCTCGTCAGAGCGTTCATGAGGTCTCCGAAGATCCAGATGCTCCACGGCAAAGCGGTCATCATCGCACTCTCTGCTTTTGCTTTCCTTGCGGTTTTTCTCTTAACGACACTCCTCGGAGATGTTATCGGTGATTATCGTTTTGAGCTCATCGCTCCTATTGGGGCAGTACTATTCCTCGCAGGTGTTTCTTATATTGCAGTGAATGATAAGCGATTTTCCATTCATATGCTGGGCGCGGAAATGCTCGTCATCGCATTGGTGATGGTTTTGGCGGGAATTCTTTTCATTCAAGATATCGACTATGTACATCGTGTTACTTACGTATCACTGGTACTTGTGACCGTCATTGGTCTCGTGCTGATGCGTAGTGTGCGCAATGAAGTGAAGCAGCGCGAGGAGATCGAGGAGCTTGCAACTCGATTAAAAGAAGTGAATCGCGTCATGAGTCATGATGTGAAGGGGACTCTGGGAAAGCATGCTATGCTCTTCCGTGCACTCTTTGAGGGTGAGTTCGGTCCTGTGCCTGAACAGGCAAAGGGTTTCATCGAGCAGTCCGCAAAGGATGCAATGCGTCTTATTGATTCGATTATGCTCATTTTGAAGTCTGGAAGCGAACTCGTCTTTCATTCGACGAAGTTTGATATTGCAGCGATGGTGAAGGAGGTAGTAGCTGGTGTCGACCCTGACGCTGTGAAAAAGGGCCTCTCGCTTAATCTTGATATCGCGCACGATGGGCCACTTATGGTTAATCTCGATCAGGCATACATAAAGCTGCATGTCATTCAAAATCTTGTGGCAAATGCGGTAAATTATACGCTCAGTGGTGGTGTTTATGTGCGACTTGAGCAGAAGGATCCTGGGCATATATTATTCTCAGTCCGAGATACAGGTGTAGGAATCACTCCAGAGGATGCGCCGAAGATGTTCAAGGAGGGTGGGCATGGCGCACATTCAACCGAGGTTAATGTGCATAGCACGGGGTACGGGCTCTTTAGTGCAAAACGTGTCGTTGATGCATGTTGTGGAAGGATATGGTTTGAGTCTGAAGGTATTCCGGGAAAAGGAACGACGTTCTTCGTGGAGTTACCTGCTGGGGATATGCCATGCGAGGTGAAACCAGAAGAGGAAAAAGAATAG
- a CDS encoding phosphoribosylglycinamide synthetase C domain-containing protein: MRILLISDILLTGDFAIKLRQEGNEVRVFIADERNKNNLDNLLDKTDSWEKELEWVGKDGLIIFEDAGLGKKQDELRANGYTVLGGSELGERTETDREFGQQVFALRGLPILPVSDFTSQHDAIAYLKEHPSAWVLKYTNGHLMKHLSFIGSDPDGGDVIAYLENNIRHDIGANETLSLQERAFGIEFGIARYFNGTDWVGPIEYNLEHTHLFPGEIGPNVDEMGTLAWYDDNEDERLYREILAPMKKFLREAKFHGDYSINCIVNESGAHPIEATARLGAPIIHLQEQLSLSPWTEFMLAVARGEQYNLKWKKGFGVVVSVVTTPFPYPYSAEGKTMLGLPVHIQQDCSVAELRRIHLEEVASRDGTNKTLYISGTSGTVLYVSGYGDTVSAARQQAYDTIAKISVPKMFYRNDIGATFEKIQLPQLKAWGFLSHL, translated from the coding sequence ATGAGAATCCTACTGATTTCCGACATACTCCTCACTGGCGACTTTGCGATTAAGTTACGCCAGGAAGGTAACGAGGTGCGCGTATTCATTGCAGACGAACGCAATAAAAATAATCTCGATAACCTACTCGACAAGACCGATTCATGGGAGAAGGAACTTGAGTGGGTAGGAAAAGATGGCCTCATTATATTTGAAGATGCAGGACTCGGGAAAAAGCAGGATGAACTACGTGCGAATGGATATACTGTTCTCGGTGGCAGCGAACTCGGTGAGCGTACGGAAACGGATCGTGAATTCGGGCAGCAGGTTTTCGCGCTTCGTGGCCTACCTATTCTCCCAGTTTCTGATTTTACCTCACAGCACGATGCGATTGCATACCTCAAAGAACATCCCTCAGCCTGGGTACTCAAATATACTAATGGCCACCTAATGAAGCACCTCAGCTTCATCGGTTCTGATCCTGACGGTGGCGACGTGATCGCATATCTCGAAAACAACATTCGACATGACATTGGTGCTAACGAAACACTCTCACTCCAGGAGCGTGCCTTTGGCATAGAATTCGGTATTGCACGCTACTTCAATGGCACTGACTGGGTTGGGCCAATTGAATACAATCTTGAGCACACTCACCTCTTTCCCGGAGAGATAGGCCCAAACGTCGATGAAATGGGAACACTTGCGTGGTATGACGACAATGAAGACGAGCGTCTCTATCGCGAGATTCTTGCACCGATGAAAAAGTTTCTTCGTGAAGCTAAATTCCATGGCGACTATTCAATCAACTGCATCGTCAATGAGTCTGGTGCTCACCCCATCGAGGCAACCGCGCGACTGGGCGCTCCAATAATCCACCTGCAGGAGCAACTCAGTCTTTCACCATGGACAGAGTTCATGCTCGCAGTCGCAAGAGGTGAGCAATATAATCTTAAGTGGAAGAAGGGATTCGGTGTCGTCGTTTCTGTTGTCACTACTCCATTCCCTTACCCATATAGTGCGGAGGGCAAAACGATGCTCGGGCTTCCCGTCCACATTCAGCAAGATTGTAGCGTGGCAGAACTTCGCAGAATTCACCTTGAAGAGGTAGCATCGCGTGATGGCACAAATAAAACACTGTATATCTCTGGGACAAGCGGTACCGTACTTTATGTTTCAGGATACGGTGATACTGTATCTGCCGCACGACAGCAAGCATATGATACGATCGCAAAGATCTCAGTTCCAAAAATGTTCTATCGTAATGACATCGGAGCAACGTTTGAGAAAATACAGCTTCCACAACTCAAAGCATGGGGCTTTCTCTCACATCTATAA
- the gatC gene encoding Asp-tRNA(Asn)/Glu-tRNA(Gln) amidotransferase subunit GatC, producing MKLQPQDIEHLATLARIKVAEGEQSALAEKIDAVLGYVGEIAKVDTSAYAHTEAGDHRNILRPDVATAQPGAMREAILDNAPKREGDFVRVQQMFE from the coding sequence ATGAAGTTACAACCTCAGGATATAGAACATCTCGCAACGCTTGCACGAATCAAGGTAGCGGAAGGAGAGCAGTCTGCTCTTGCTGAAAAGATCGACGCCGTGCTCGGTTATGTTGGAGAAATAGCAAAAGTAGACACAAGCGCGTACGCGCATACAGAGGCAGGGGATCATCGTAATATACTTCGCCCTGATGTGGCTACCGCACAGCCGGGAGCAATGCGTGAGGCGATTCTTGATAATGCCCCAAAGCGTGAAGGAGATTTTGTCCGCGTACAACAAATGTTCGAATAG